The following proteins come from a genomic window of Pseudomonas cichorii:
- a CDS encoding multicopper oxidase family protein: protein MARLEESCIKGTAPAMKRYHLHAAVAALIAGCTALPAMAEESSRQFINPPDLQQQAPSQAVSGQTTLLMRSGVEKAATKPLPAPTPRAGKERQLVLNIGYTVSSIYNPTTKNDDVVRLRSYKGTDVDPRRPFVAPTINATPGDTIRVTLNNNLPKDPSCTDPHATTDKPHCFNGTNLHSHGLWVSPTGNSDNVLLSINPGVSFQYEYNIPEDHPAGTFWYHPHRHGSTALQVGSGMAGALVIHGDRKPTHESNGDIDTLLKGSDGKPFTERLLVLQQIPYACTDDGGKTYNWNCAKGQIGVVESYEDQFGPSDWQNSGRYTTINGQVQPIFFANSGTIERWRLVHAGIRDTIVPQFRKMAETGRQRSQDGISAADSESFIANQCFGEPVPFQVIASDGLTMDKAQQLSQVTLQPGYRNDLLVMFPEPGRYCVVDKPETESGSVNQTTGSTQLLGFVEVGAGPKIKDIKAAVTTELVAAAKRNMPAEVQRLVVSDLQKDLKLTKFIPHASISDEELKKSGNLEQNLVFMLNATDPNNVKFAVGTTAANAEPYKPDVINRQLTLGTAETWTLQSAYVSHPFHIHVNPFQIEKIIGPDGTDLSEPGAVDKTDNNDAQYAGLKGVWKDTLFVKGPTGKTPGFDPVTNTKGLYKIYVRTRYQRYIGEFVLHCHILDHEDQGMMQNVNISIPDGNGGNLGSSSHH, encoded by the coding sequence ATGGCCAGACTGGAAGAGTCTTGTATCAAAGGCACGGCCCCGGCAATGAAACGCTACCATCTGCACGCCGCAGTTGCCGCATTGATAGCGGGATGTACGGCATTGCCCGCAATGGCCGAAGAGTCATCACGGCAGTTCATCAATCCGCCCGATCTGCAACAGCAGGCTCCGAGCCAGGCGGTTAGTGGCCAGACTACTTTGCTGATGCGTTCGGGCGTCGAAAAAGCTGCGACCAAGCCGCTTCCCGCGCCGACACCTCGCGCAGGCAAGGAACGGCAATTGGTGCTGAATATCGGCTATACCGTCAGTAGCATCTATAACCCGACAACCAAGAACGACGATGTGGTCAGACTGCGCAGCTACAAAGGCACGGACGTCGATCCGCGCAGGCCTTTTGTTGCCCCTACGATCAATGCCACGCCGGGCGATACCATTCGGGTCACGCTGAACAACAACCTGCCGAAAGACCCAAGCTGCACCGATCCCCATGCGACAACAGACAAACCTCACTGCTTCAATGGCACCAACCTGCACTCCCACGGCCTGTGGGTCAGCCCGACGGGTAACAGCGACAACGTCTTGCTGTCGATCAACCCCGGCGTCAGCTTCCAGTACGAATACAACATCCCCGAAGACCATCCGGCCGGGACTTTCTGGTATCACCCTCATCGTCACGGCTCTACCGCCCTGCAAGTGGGTAGCGGCATGGCGGGCGCTCTGGTGATCCATGGCGATCGCAAACCGACGCATGAAAGCAATGGCGATATCGATACCTTGCTCAAAGGCTCTGATGGCAAGCCATTCACCGAACGCTTGCTGGTCCTGCAACAGATTCCCTATGCCTGCACGGACGATGGCGGCAAGACCTACAACTGGAATTGCGCGAAAGGTCAGATAGGGGTCGTGGAAAGTTATGAGGACCAGTTTGGTCCCAGCGACTGGCAGAACTCGGGGCGTTACACCACGATCAACGGCCAGGTCCAACCGATCTTTTTCGCAAACAGCGGCACTATCGAACGCTGGAGGCTGGTACATGCGGGCATTCGCGACACCATCGTGCCGCAATTTCGCAAAATGGCCGAAACAGGACGCCAGCGTAGCCAGGACGGGATCAGCGCCGCCGACTCTGAAAGCTTCATCGCCAACCAGTGCTTCGGGGAGCCGGTGCCGTTCCAGGTCATCGCTTCAGACGGCCTGACCATGGACAAGGCTCAGCAACTCAGCCAGGTCACCTTGCAGCCAGGTTATCGCAATGACCTGCTGGTGATGTTTCCGGAACCTGGTCGCTATTGCGTAGTAGACAAGCCTGAAACCGAATCAGGAAGCGTCAACCAGACCACTGGCAGCACGCAACTGCTCGGTTTCGTTGAAGTCGGCGCTGGCCCTAAAATCAAAGACATCAAGGCCGCAGTCACCACCGAACTGGTCGCGGCTGCCAAGCGCAACATGCCAGCGGAGGTTCAGAGGCTGGTGGTCAGCGACCTTCAGAAGGACCTCAAACTGACCAAGTTCATTCCACATGCAAGCATCTCCGATGAGGAACTGAAGAAGAGCGGCAATCTTGAGCAGAACCTGGTGTTCATGCTCAACGCTACCGATCCGAACAACGTCAAGTTTGCTGTCGGCACCACCGCAGCGAACGCAGAGCCCTACAAGCCCGATGTCATCAATCGTCAGCTGACACTGGGGACAGCGGAAACCTGGACCCTGCAATCGGCTTACGTCAGCCATCCGTTCCATATCCACGTCAACCCGTTCCAGATCGAGAAGATCATCGGCCCGGATGGCACTGACCTCAGTGAGCCGGGAGCTGTGGATAAAACCGACAACAACGATGCTCAGTATGCAGGCCTCAAAGGCGTCTGGAAGGACACGCTGTTTGTCAAAGGCCCTACCGGAAAGACACCGGGCTTTGATCCGGTGACGAACACCAAAGGCCTCTACAAGATCTACGTCCGCACTCGCTACCAACGCTACATCGGTGAGTTCGTGTTGCACTGCCACATCCTCGATCATGAAGATCAGGGCATGATGCAGAACGTCAACATCAGCATTCCGGATGGCAATGGCGGCAATCTGGGCAGCAGCAGTCATCATTGA
- the lpxC gene encoding UDP-3-O-acyl-N-acetylglucosamine deacetylase, with protein sequence MIKQRTLKNIIRATGVGLHSGEKVYLTLKPAPVNTGIVFCRADLDPVVHIPARAENVGDTTLSTTLVSGDVKVDTVEHLLSAMAGLGIDNAYVELSASEVPIMDGSAGPFVFLIQSAGLEEQDEPKQFIRILREVTVEEGGKRATFVPFEGFKVSFEIDFDHPVFRDRTQSASVDFSSTSFVKEVSRARTFGFMSDIEYLRKHNLALGGSVENAIVVDKEGVLNEDGLRYEDEFVKHKILDAIGDLYLLGNSLIGEFRGFKSGHALNNRLLRTLIEQPDAWEVVTFEDASTAPISYMRPVAAV encoded by the coding sequence ATGATTAAACAACGCACCCTGAAAAATATTATCCGTGCCACAGGTGTTGGCTTGCATTCCGGGGAAAAGGTTTACCTGACCCTCAAGCCTGCGCCTGTGAATACCGGCATCGTGTTTTGCCGAGCCGACCTGGATCCTGTCGTGCATATTCCTGCACGAGCGGAAAATGTCGGAGACACCACACTGTCGACCACTCTGGTCAGCGGTGACGTCAAGGTAGACACGGTAGAACATTTGCTTTCGGCCATGGCTGGCCTTGGCATCGATAACGCCTACGTCGAGCTCTCTGCCTCCGAAGTTCCAATCATGGACGGCAGCGCAGGCCCTTTCGTATTCCTGATTCAATCGGCTGGTCTAGAGGAACAGGACGAGCCGAAGCAGTTCATCCGTATCCTGCGTGAGGTGACAGTGGAAGAGGGCGGTAAACGCGCTACTTTCGTGCCTTTCGAAGGGTTCAAGGTCAGTTTCGAGATCGATTTCGATCACCCTGTCTTCCGTGACCGCACCCAGAGTGCAAGCGTGGACTTTTCCAGTACTTCCTTCGTGAAGGAAGTCAGCCGTGCACGGACCTTCGGGTTCATGAGTGATATCGAGTACCTGCGCAAGCACAACCTCGCACTCGGCGGCAGCGTGGAAAACGCCATCGTGGTCGACAAGGAAGGCGTCTTGAACGAAGACGGCCTGCGTTACGAGGACGAATTCGTCAAACATAAAATCCTGGATGCCATCGGCGACCTCTACCTGCTGGGCAATAGCCTGATTGGTGAGTTCCGAGGCTTCAAGTCGGGGCATGCACTGAACAATCGTCTGCTGCGCACGTTGATCGAGCAGCCGGACGCCTGGGAAGTCGTGACCTTCGAGGATGCCAGTACGGCACCTATTTCTTACATGCGTCCTGTCGCGGCCGTGTAA
- the ftsZ gene encoding cell division protein FtsZ, with amino-acid sequence MFELVDNVPQSPVIKVIGVGGGGGNAVNHMVKSNIEGVEFICANTDAQALKNIGARTILQLGTGVTKGLGAGANPEVGRQAALEDRERIAEVLQGTNMVFITTGMGGGTGTGAAPIIAEVAKELGILTVAVVTRPFPFEGRKRMQIADEGIRMLSESVDSLITIPNEKLLTILGKDASLLSAFAKADDVLAGAVRGISDIIKRPGMINVDFADVRTVMSEMGMAMMGTGCASGPNRAREATEAAIRNPLLEDVNLQGARGILVNITAGPDLSLGEYSDVGSIIEAFASEHAMVKVGTVIDPDMRDELHVTVVATGLGAKIEKPVKVIDNTLQTVQQAAAQPAAARQEAPSVNYRDLDRPTVMRNQAHASATAAAKMNPNDDLDYLDIPAFLRRQAD; translated from the coding sequence ATGTTCGAACTCGTAGACAACGTCCCGCAGAGCCCGGTAATCAAGGTTATCGGTGTGGGTGGTGGTGGTGGCAACGCTGTCAATCACATGGTCAAGAGCAACATCGAAGGCGTGGAATTCATCTGCGCCAACACTGATGCTCAGGCACTGAAAAACATCGGTGCACGCACCATCCTGCAATTGGGTACTGGCGTAACCAAAGGTCTTGGCGCTGGCGCCAACCCTGAAGTCGGTCGTCAGGCGGCACTGGAAGACCGTGAGCGCATTGCAGAAGTCCTGCAAGGCACCAACATGGTCTTCATCACCACTGGCATGGGCGGCGGTACCGGTACCGGTGCAGCTCCGATCATTGCCGAAGTGGCAAAGGAACTGGGCATTCTCACTGTTGCGGTCGTGACTCGTCCGTTCCCGTTTGAAGGCCGCAAGCGCATGCAGATCGCCGATGAAGGCATCCGTATGCTGTCTGAAAGCGTCGACTCGTTGATTACTATCCCCAACGAGAAGCTGCTGACCATCCTGGGTAAAGACGCCAGCCTGCTGTCGGCTTTCGCCAAGGCTGACGATGTTCTGGCCGGTGCCGTTCGCGGTATCTCCGACATCATCAAACGTCCGGGCATGATCAACGTCGACTTCGCCGACGTCCGTACCGTGATGAGCGAAATGGGTATGGCAATGATGGGTACCGGCTGCGCCAGCGGTCCGAATCGTGCGCGTGAAGCGACCGAAGCGGCCATTCGCAACCCGTTGCTCGAAGACGTCAACCTGCAAGGTGCGCGTGGCATCCTGGTCAACATCACCGCCGGTCCTGACCTGTCTCTGGGTGAGTACTCCGACGTGGGTAGCATCATCGAAGCGTTCGCTTCCGAGCACGCAATGGTCAAGGTCGGTACTGTTATCGATCCGGACATGCGTGACGAGTTGCACGTGACTGTGGTTGCCACTGGTCTGGGTGCGAAAATCGAGAAGCCTGTGAAGGTTATCGACAACACCCTGCAAACCGTCCAGCAGGCCGCTGCTCAACCGGCAGCAGCTCGTCAGGAAGCTCCATCGGTTAACTACCGTGATCTGGACCGTCCGACCGTAATGCGTAACCAGGCTCATGCAAGCGCCACTGCAGCGGCCAAGATGAACCCTAACGATGACCTTGACTACCTGGACATCCCGGCTTTCCTGCGTCGTCAGGCCGATTGA
- the ftsA gene encoding cell division protein FtsA has product MANVQSGKMIVGLDIGTSKVVALVGEVAADGSLEIVGIGTHPSRGLKKGVVVNIESTVQSIQRAVEEAQLMAGCRIHSAFVGVAGNHIRSLNSHGIVAIRDREVSSADLERVLDAAQAVAIPADQRVLHTLPQDYVIDNQEGVREPLGMSGVRLEAKVHVVTCAVNAAQNIEKCVRRCGLEVDDIILEQLASAYSVLTDDEKELGVCLVDIGGGTTDIAIFTEGAIRHTAVIPIAGDQVTNDIAMALRTPTQYAEEIKIRYACALAKLAGAGETIKVPSVGDRPPRELSRQALAEVVEPRYDELFTLIQAELRRSGYEDLIPAGIVLTGGTSKMEGAVELAEEIFHMPVRLGVPHSVKGLADVVRNPIYSTGVGLLLYGLQKQSDGISLSGLGNSSSYGDEPKAPVLERVKRWFQGNF; this is encoded by the coding sequence ATGGCAAATGTGCAAAGCGGCAAAATGATCGTCGGGCTGGATATCGGTACCTCCAAGGTGGTGGCACTGGTAGGCGAAGTCGCGGCCGATGGCTCGCTGGAAATCGTGGGTATCGGTACCCATCCATCCCGTGGCCTGAAAAAGGGCGTGGTGGTGAATATCGAATCGACCGTGCAATCGATTCAGCGCGCCGTCGAAGAAGCGCAACTGATGGCGGGCTGCCGTATCCACTCGGCGTTCGTCGGCGTGGCGGGCAACCATATTCGCAGTCTGAACTCCCACGGCATCGTGGCTATTCGTGATCGCGAAGTCAGTTCTGCGGATCTGGAGCGTGTGCTCGATGCCGCACAGGCTGTTGCCATTCCTGCCGACCAGCGCGTTCTGCACACCTTGCCTCAGGATTACGTGATCGATAACCAGGAAGGCGTGCGCGAGCCGCTGGGCATGTCCGGCGTGCGCCTGGAAGCCAAGGTGCATGTGGTGACCTGCGCAGTGAACGCCGCCCAGAACATCGAGAAGTGCGTGCGCCGCTGTGGCCTGGAAGTCGACGACATCATTCTCGAGCAACTGGCTTCGGCCTATTCGGTATTGACCGATGACGAGAAAGAGCTGGGCGTGTGCCTGGTGGACATCGGTGGTGGCACCACGGATATCGCGATCTTTACCGAAGGCGCCATTCGTCACACCGCCGTGATCCCGATTGCCGGCGATCAGGTCACCAACGACATCGCCATGGCGCTGCGTACACCGACCCAGTATGCCGAAGAAATCAAGATTCGCTACGCCTGCGCCCTGGCCAAACTGGCCGGTGCCGGTGAAACCATCAAGGTCCCGAGCGTGGGCGACCGTCCACCTCGCGAGCTGTCGCGTCAGGCCCTGGCTGAAGTGGTCGAACCTCGTTACGACGAGCTGTTCACCCTGATCCAGGCCGAACTGCGCCGCAGCGGTTATGAAGATCTTATCCCGGCAGGCATCGTGCTGACCGGTGGTACCTCGAAAATGGAAGGTGCGGTCGAACTGGCCGAAGAAATCTTCCACATGCCGGTACGCCTCGGCGTGCCGCATAGCGTCAAAGGGCTCGCTGATGTTGTGCGCAACCCGATCTACTCCACAGGCGTAGGCCTGTTGTTGTACGGGCTGCAAAAACAGTCGGATGGCATCTCGCTGTCCGGTCTGGGCAACAGCAGCAGTTACGGCGACGAACCCAAGGCCCCAGTGCTTGAGCGCGTCAAGCGCTGGTTCCAGGGCAATTTCTGA
- a CDS encoding cell division protein FtsQ/DivIB — translation MYGASARHQPPAPGRKPVPRGASRMVAKEPLSARLPKPGFGFLKGLFWPVLLVVLGFGTYEGAQRLLPYVDRPITRINVQGDLSYISQQAVQQRIAPYVAASFFTIDLAGMRTELEQMPWIAHAEVRRVWPDQVVVRLEEQLPVARWGDEALLNNQGQAFTPRELSNYEHLPQLFGPQRAQQQVMQQYQVLSQMLRPMGFSIARLELRERGSWFLTTGAGNAGPGIELLLGRDHLVEKMRRFIAIYEKTLKEQITNIARIDLRYSNGLAVGWREQVAPTADKPAVAKN, via the coding sequence ATGTACGGCGCGTCGGCACGTCATCAGCCACCTGCTCCTGGCCGCAAGCCAGTGCCGCGTGGCGCCAGTCGGATGGTGGCCAAGGAGCCATTGTCGGCGCGACTGCCCAAGCCGGGCTTCGGTTTCCTGAAAGGACTGTTCTGGCCGGTGCTGCTGGTGGTTCTGGGTTTCGGTACGTACGAAGGTGCGCAGCGTCTGTTGCCGTATGTAGACCGTCCGATCACCCGCATCAACGTGCAGGGTGACCTGAGCTACATCAGTCAGCAGGCGGTGCAGCAACGAATCGCGCCTTATGTGGCGGCGAGCTTCTTCACCATCGATCTGGCCGGTATGCGTACCGAACTGGAGCAGATGCCCTGGATCGCCCATGCCGAAGTACGGCGCGTATGGCCGGATCAGGTCGTGGTTCGACTGGAAGAGCAACTGCCCGTCGCCCGTTGGGGAGACGAAGCGCTGTTGAACAACCAGGGACAGGCTTTCACGCCGCGTGAACTGTCCAACTATGAACACCTTCCCCAGTTGTTCGGCCCGCAGCGGGCTCAGCAACAGGTGATGCAGCAGTACCAGGTGTTGAGTCAGATGTTGCGCCCCATGGGGTTCTCCATCGCACGCCTGGAGTTACGTGAGCGTGGCAGTTGGTTCCTGACCACCGGTGCCGGCAATGCCGGTCCGGGTATCGAGTTGTTGCTGGGACGCGATCATCTTGTGGAAAAAATGCGCCGCTTCATCGCGATTTACGAAAAAACGCTTAAAGAACAAATCACGAATATTGCGCGCATCGACCTGCGTTACTCCAACGGCCTTGCGGTTGGTTGGCGTGAACAGGTAGCGCCCACAGCGGACAAGCCCGCTGTCGCGAAGAATTGA
- a CDS encoding D-alanine--D-alanine ligase, with the protein MTVTSQSSLRSTLEPKSFGRVAVLFGGKSAEREVSLKSGRAVLDALLSAGVDAFGIDVGDDFLQRLVSERIDRAFIVLHGRGGEDGTMQGLLECLQIPYTGSGVLASALAMDKLRTKQVWQSLGLATPLHAVLGSEADCISAATELGFPLIVKPAHEGSSIGMAKVTGVDELIAAWKAASTYDSQVLVEQWIQGPEFTIACLRGEILPPIGLGTPHSFYDYDAKYLASDTQYRIPCGLSDDKEQELKQLTARACEAIGIAGWARTDVMQDAQGKFWLLEVNTVPGMTDHSLVPMAARAAGLDFQQLVLAILADSVQVRG; encoded by the coding sequence ATGACAGTGACTTCGCAATCTTCCCTGCGCTCGACCCTTGAACCGAAAAGCTTCGGCCGCGTTGCCGTGCTCTTCGGTGGCAAGAGTGCTGAGCGGGAGGTTTCGTTGAAGTCGGGGCGAGCGGTGCTGGATGCATTGCTCAGCGCTGGCGTGGATGCGTTCGGCATCGACGTGGGCGATGACTTCCTGCAACGGCTGGTCAGCGAAAGGATCGACCGTGCCTTTATCGTCCTGCATGGTCGTGGCGGTGAAGACGGCACGATGCAGGGCCTGCTGGAGTGCCTGCAAATCCCTTATACCGGTAGCGGTGTACTGGCTTCTGCACTGGCCATGGACAAGTTGCGCACCAAGCAGGTCTGGCAAAGTCTTGGGCTGGCCACTCCGCTGCATGCGGTTCTGGGCAGTGAGGCCGACTGTATTTCTGCCGCGACGGAACTGGGCTTCCCTTTGATCGTCAAACCGGCCCATGAAGGTTCAAGTATCGGTATGGCGAAGGTGACCGGCGTCGACGAATTGATCGCCGCATGGAAAGCCGCCAGTACCTACGATTCACAAGTTTTGGTCGAACAATGGATTCAGGGTCCTGAGTTCACGATCGCCTGCCTGCGTGGCGAAATATTGCCGCCCATCGGCCTGGGCACTCCTCACAGTTTCTACGATTACGACGCCAAGTACCTGGCTTCCGATACCCAGTACCGGATTCCGTGCGGGCTCAGTGATGACAAGGAACAGGAACTCAAACAACTGACAGCACGTGCTTGCGAAGCCATCGGCATTGCAGGCTGGGCGCGCACGGATGTCATGCAGGATGCGCAAGGCAAGTTCTGGCTGCTGGAAGTCAACACCGTGCCAGGCATGACCGATCACAGTCTGGTCCCCATGGCGGCTCGTGCTGCCGGGCTGGACTTCCAGCAACTGGTGTTGGCGATTCTGGCCGACAGCGTTCAGGTGAGAGGTTAA
- the murC gene encoding UDP-N-acetylmuramate--L-alanine ligase yields MVESQRAMPQPEMRRIRRIHFVGIGGVGMCGIAEVLLNLGYEVSGSDLKNSAVTERLKSFGAHIFIGHLAENAVGADVLVVSSAVNTSNPEVATALERRIPVVPRAEMLAELMRYRHGIAVAGTHGKTTTTSLIASVFAAGGLDPTFVIGGRLNAAGTNAQLGTSRYLIAEADESDASFLHLQPLVAVVTNIDADHMATYEGDFNKLKKTFVEFLHNLPFYGLAVMCIDDPVVREILPLVKRPTLTYGFSEKADVRAINVRQDGMLTFFTVLRRDREPLDVSVNMPGNHNVLNSLATIAIATDEGVSDEAIVQGLSGFQGVGRRFQVYGELPVEGGNVMLVDDYGHHPREVAAVINAVRGGWPDRRLVMVYQPHRFSRTRDLYDDFVQVLADANVLLLMEVYPAGEEPIPGADSRNLCHSIRQRGQLDPIYIERGVELAPLVKPLLRAGDILLCQGAGDIGGLAPQLLKSPLFAGAVIASTEGKLK; encoded by the coding sequence ATGGTTGAGAGTCAACGCGCCATGCCTCAGCCGGAAATGCGCCGTATTCGCCGCATCCACTTCGTCGGTATCGGCGGTGTGGGTATGTGCGGTATCGCCGAAGTACTGCTGAACCTCGGCTATGAAGTATCGGGCTCTGACCTGAAGAACTCGGCCGTTACCGAACGTCTGAAATCCTTCGGTGCACACATTTTCATCGGTCACCTTGCCGAGAACGCTGTCGGTGCCGACGTGCTGGTGGTTTCCAGCGCCGTGAACACCTCCAACCCGGAAGTCGCGACAGCCCTTGAGCGTCGTATTCCTGTGGTGCCCCGTGCCGAGATGCTGGCCGAGCTGATGCGCTATCGCCATGGCATCGCGGTTGCCGGTACTCATGGCAAGACCACCACCACCAGCCTGATCGCTTCGGTGTTTGCTGCCGGTGGCCTGGACCCGACTTTCGTGATCGGTGGCCGTCTCAACGCTGCCGGTACCAACGCACAGTTGGGCACCAGCCGTTACCTGATCGCCGAGGCCGATGAAAGCGACGCCAGCTTCCTGCATCTGCAGCCGCTGGTCGCAGTCGTTACCAATATCGACGCCGATCACATGGCCACTTACGAAGGCGACTTCAACAAACTGAAGAAGACCTTTGTCGAGTTCCTGCACAACCTGCCGTTCTACGGTCTGGCGGTGATGTGCATCGATGATCCGGTGGTGCGTGAAATCCTGCCGCTGGTCAAGCGTCCGACCCTGACCTACGGCTTCAGCGAAAAAGCCGATGTGCGTGCTATCAACGTGCGCCAGGACGGCATGCTGACGTTCTTCACCGTGCTGCGTCGCGACCGTGAGCCGCTGGACGTATCGGTGAACATGCCGGGCAACCATAACGTGCTCAACTCCCTGGCAACCATCGCCATCGCCACTGACGAAGGCGTCAGCGACGAAGCCATCGTCCAGGGCCTGTCGGGCTTCCAGGGCGTTGGTCGCCGCTTCCAGGTCTATGGCGAACTGCCCGTCGAAGGCGGCAACGTGATGCTGGTGGACGACTACGGTCACCACCCGCGTGAAGTGGCTGCGGTCATCAATGCCGTGCGTGGCGGCTGGCCGGATCGTCGTCTGGTCATGGTCTATCAGCCGCACCGTTTCAGCCGTACCCGTGACCTGTACGACGATTTCGTGCAGGTGCTGGCCGATGCCAATGTGCTGTTGCTGATGGAAGTCTATCCGGCAGGCGAAGAGCCGATCCCCGGTGCCGACAGCCGCAACCTGTGCCACAGCATCCGGCAGCGCGGGCAACTGGACCCGATCTACATCGAACGTGGTGTCGAACTGGCGCCGCTGGTCAAGCCGCTGCTGCGCGCCGGTGACATCCTGCTGTGCCAGGGGGCCGGTGATATCGGTGGCCTGGCTCCGCAATTGCTCAAGAGCCCGCTGTTCGCCGGTGCCGTCATTGCTTCAACCGAAGGGAAGCTCAAATGA
- the murG gene encoding undecaprenyldiphospho-muramoylpentapeptide beta-N-acetylglucosaminyltransferase has protein sequence MDANVLIMAGGTGGHVFPALACAREFQSRGYKVHWLGTPRGIENELVPQAGLPLHLIDATGLRGKGKLSLLKAPFMLLKALGQARKVVRELKPVCVVGFGGYVTGPGGLAAKLAGVPLIIHEQNAVAGTANRSLSSFASRICEAFPDTFSATAKRRTTGNPVRVELFLETPRQALAGRKARLLVLGGSLGAEPLNKLLPEALALVSEDIRPEVFHQAGKKHDEVTAERYRSAGVEAQVAPFIQNMAQAYAWADLVVCRAGALTISELAAAGLPSFLIPLPYAIDDHQSRNADYLAREGAAFVMPQATTGAAEMAARLKEVLMQPEQLNNMARTARRLARPDATNTVVDVCVEVVNG, from the coding sequence ATGGACGCTAACGTGCTGATCATGGCCGGTGGCACCGGCGGGCATGTATTCCCGGCGCTGGCCTGTGCCCGCGAATTCCAGTCGCGTGGCTACAAGGTCCACTGGCTGGGTACGCCGCGTGGTATCGAAAACGAGCTGGTGCCACAGGCCGGGCTGCCCCTGCATCTGATCGATGCCACCGGGTTGCGTGGCAAGGGCAAGCTGTCGCTGCTCAAGGCACCTTTCATGCTGCTCAAGGCATTGGGTCAGGCACGCAAGGTCGTGCGCGAGTTGAAGCCGGTCTGTGTCGTGGGTTTCGGTGGTTATGTCACCGGTCCTGGTGGCCTGGCTGCGAAGCTGGCGGGCGTGCCGTTGATCATTCATGAGCAGAACGCTGTGGCCGGTACCGCCAACCGCAGCCTGTCGTCCTTCGCCAGCCGAATCTGCGAGGCGTTCCCGGACACCTTCAGTGCAACGGCCAAGCGCCGCACGACCGGCAATCCTGTACGGGTCGAGCTGTTTCTTGAAACACCACGCCAGGCACTGGCCGGCCGCAAGGCGCGTCTGCTGGTCCTGGGCGGCAGCCTGGGCGCGGAGCCCCTGAACAAGTTACTGCCCGAAGCCCTGGCTCTGGTGTCTGAAGACATAAGGCCCGAGGTCTTCCATCAGGCCGGCAAGAAACACGATGAAGTCACCGCCGAGCGCTATCGCAGCGCTGGCGTCGAGGCGCAGGTCGCGCCGTTTATCCAGAACATGGCACAGGCCTATGCCTGGGCCGATCTGGTCGTCTGTCGCGCAGGTGCGTTGACCATCAGTGAACTGGCAGCCGCAGGCTTGCCTTCGTTCCTGATACCGCTGCCTTACGCGATCGACGACCACCAGTCTCGTAACGCTGACTATCTGGCTCGCGAAGGCGCAGCCTTTGTCATGCCGCAAGCGACAACTGGCGCCGCCGAGATGGCTGCGCGCCTGAAAGAGGTTTTGATGCAACCCGAACAATTGAACAACATGGCCCGTACCGCCCGCAGGCTGGCCCGGCCAGACGCAACCAACACCGTTGTCGACGTCTGTGTGGAGGTGGTCAATGGTTGA